The Phenylobacterium montanum genome window below encodes:
- a CDS encoding single-stranded DNA-binding protein: MLNQAQLIGYTGAEPEIRTTTSGKQVATLRVCTSRYSKAKGERKDYPTWHQVEIWTPATVNWLATKGLPTGARVFVQGEIRHDRYTDKDGVERFFSKVVVTAPGQTLTALDRPEPTLADPA; this comes from the coding sequence ATGCTGAACCAAGCTCAACTCATCGGCTACACGGGCGCCGAGCCGGAAATCCGCACAACGACCTCGGGCAAACAAGTCGCCACGCTGCGGGTCTGCACCAGCCGCTACAGCAAGGCGAAGGGCGAGCGGAAGGACTACCCCACCTGGCACCAGGTGGAGATCTGGACACCGGCGACGGTGAACTGGCTGGCCACCAAGGGCCTGCCGACCGGGGCCAGGGTCTTCGTCCAGGGCGAGATCCGCCACGACCGCTACACAGACAAGGACGGCGTCGAGCGTTTCTTCTCAAAGGTCGTCGTGACCGCACCCGGCCAAACCTTGACGGCGCTGGACCGCCCCGAGCCCACCCTCGCGGACCCCGCCTGA
- a CDS encoding DUF7007 domain-containing protein, which produces MLCPFPPTVGSSSPWGPIQHLTPLGPDAVAVSTASHGGIRVSLTALARIPEPLHATAYSGAGWFEEDCDWAIPYLALGLDAFEPDAARAAEVWAAAVHTVRRYHPQHAAALGADGDAEGRPHG; this is translated from the coding sequence ATGCTGTGCCCCTTCCCGCCGACCGTCGGTTCCTCTTCGCCCTGGGGACCTATCCAACACCTGACCCCCTTGGGCCCGGACGCCGTCGCCGTCTCGACCGCGTCGCATGGCGGCATCCGCGTCTCGCTGACCGCGCTGGCCCGGATCCCCGAGCCGCTCCACGCGACCGCCTACAGCGGCGCCGGCTGGTTCGAGGAGGATTGCGACTGGGCGATCCCCTACCTGGCCCTCGGTCTCGACGCCTTCGAGCCCGACGCGGCGCGCGCCGCCGAGGTGTGGGCCGCCGCCGTCCACACGGTCCGGCGCTACCATCCACAGCACGCGGCGGCGCTCGGTGCGGACGGCGACGCGGAAGGACGTCCCCATGGCTGA
- the radC gene encoding RadC family protein yields the protein MAEQRDLFAPGVAEGAPIGVFSGGDGREDLQVRFAAFGFASLDEGDTLALVLEGCLPPGADTVAAADALMARFGGIGRVLGATEGDLARVIGGKAARQLALLHALLLRALEYPLCRRPVLTSSEAVRTYLRARLAALPREVFHVLFLDKKNQLIADERMAEGTVDHAPVYPREVVRRALELSASAVVLAHNHPSGDPAPSRADIDMTQQVVAAARALQIAVHDHLVVAGDQVASLRALGLM from the coding sequence ATGGCTGAGCAGCGAGATCTGTTCGCGCCCGGCGTGGCGGAGGGCGCGCCGATCGGCGTCTTTTCGGGGGGCGACGGGCGCGAGGACCTACAGGTGCGGTTCGCGGCCTTTGGCTTCGCCAGCCTGGACGAGGGCGACACCCTGGCGCTGGTCCTTGAGGGGTGCCTACCGCCGGGCGCGGACACCGTGGCCGCCGCGGACGCGCTGATGGCGCGGTTCGGCGGCATCGGCCGGGTGCTCGGGGCCACCGAGGGCGATCTGGCTCGCGTGATCGGCGGCAAAGCGGCTCGCCAGTTGGCGCTGCTCCACGCGCTCCTTCTCCGGGCCTTGGAATACCCCCTGTGCCGGCGCCCGGTGCTGACCTCGAGCGAGGCGGTCCGGACCTACCTGCGCGCGCGGCTCGCCGCCTTGCCCCGCGAGGTCTTCCACGTCCTGTTCCTCGACAAGAAGAACCAGCTGATCGCCGACGAGCGGATGGCGGAGGGCACCGTCGACCACGCGCCGGTCTATCCGCGCGAGGTCGTGCGCCGGGCGCTGGAGCTGTCGGCCAGCGCGGTCGTGCTCGCCCACAACCACCCCTCCGGCGACCCCGCGCCGTCGCGCGCCGACATCGACATGACCCAGCAGGTGGTGGCGGCCGCGCGGGCCCTGCAGATCGCCGTCCACGACCATTTGGTGGTGGCGGGCGACCAGGTAGCGAGCTTGCGGGCCTTGGGCCTGATGTAG